TAAAAACATGGCCGAATAAGGCATGCTTGTAGCCGATTTGTTTTGAATGTCTAAAGGTCGAATGATCACATTGTGAATCTGAATTTTAAATGACAATGTGAtccagatgtcgaaaatctcaaatCTAGACTacgcagcccttaatctctctggagataactatctacagtgggcgctagatacaaagatcaaCCTGAGGTCaaagggactcggtgatactatcatcgagGGAAACAATGAGAATGATAATAACAAATACAGGGCGATTagtattatacgccatcacctCATTGAAGGTTTAAAGGATCAGTACTTAAcaatggaaaatccactagacctttggaccgctttacagcatagatatgatcaccagaaaatgGTGCTACTTCCAAAGGCTAGATATGAATGGAAGAATCTCAGATTCatggactataagtctgtggatgaaTACAATTCTGTATTGGTGAAAATAGTTTCAATGATGAGACTGTGTCGTGAAGAAGTAACCGAGAAGGAGTTACTTGATAAGACCTTCTCTACATTCCATTCAACGAATGTGTTGCTGCAGCAGcagtatagagagagaggattcgccacatacactgatctgatctcgtgcctacTTCTGGCCGAGCCAAATAATGAactcctgatgaagaacagtgagatgagacctccaGGATCAGAACCATTACCAGAAGCTCACAAAGctgaaaagaaagatcccaaagaaAGCAACCACGTCTATAATGAGAGAAGAACACACGGCAGAGGCCGTGGTGGGTACAAGGGACGTGGTGGCCGTGACAATTATGCTTATGTTCGTGGATatggaaaccacaataaccgtggtcgtggttccaactATGGCCGTGGAAGAGCCAATTTTGGCCGCGGTCGAGGCGGTATATCTAAGTcgtcttactcgaccaaatcTGTTTGTCACAGGTGCGGGATGAGtaaccattgggccaagaattgtAGAACCCCTAAACATCTATGTGAACTATATCAAGAGAGTCTTAAGAACAAGAAACCAGAAGCTCATATGGTTCACGACAATGGGTATGATGCTGATTATGATTTCGACCATGAAAAGGATGATCCAATGGATCACGAGACATCCGATTGTCTTAAAGACTAAATTCGatttttagttttgattgttctgtgattgctttggtgtttttatttttgttgtttgaatttaaaatatgaaagctttaaagttttataaagtcTCTGAGATTAGAAATCTTCTTATATAGAATGAATGAGATGAGTATActcgtggtggatagtggcTCAGGTCACACAATtcttagagacaaaagatacTTCGTCAATCTCATAATGCAAAGTGCAAACATACACACTATTGCGGGCGTGGCCGGCCTGATTTAGGGTCACGGCCAAGCTTATATATTGATGCCTAAAGGCACTCGTCTAGAGATTAAAAATGCCTTGTATTCCCCTAGCTCTAAAAGgagcttattgagtttcaaggatataagattgaacggtttccatcttgaaacatgggaagaaggaaataaagaattccttaacatatTTTCGATCACCCAAGGCAATAGGACGGTCCTAGAGACCGTACCCGCAATAGCTACTGGTCTATACTAtgcaaagatcagtatgatcgaggctaatgcctgcgacaatttcactctatggcataaccggcttggccatcccagTACTAATATGATGCGAAAACTAATaatgaattcacaagggcacacgtTCAAAGGATTTGTCCCAaacaatctcacatgtgcagcatgtgcacaagggaaactcataactaggccatcaccagccaaagTGGATAAAGAGATCCTaaattttctggaaaggattcagggagacatatgtggaccaatacacccacctagtGGGACGTTTCGGTATTTCATGGTcctgattgatgcatcgaccagatggtcgcatgtttgcCTACTATCCACACGGAACTTGGCATTTGCACGCCTACTTGCTCAGATAATAAGACTTAGAGCACACTTTACAGATTTCCccttaaagactatacgtctagacaatgctggtaaGTTTACGTCCTAGACGTTTAATGaatattgtatgtccatgggggtaagtgtagaacactccgtggcacatgtacatacacagaacggcttggccgaatccttcattaaacgtatccagctgatcgccagaccattactcatgaggtctAAACTACCGGTATCAGCGTGGGGACATGCCGTATTACATGTAgcagaactgattcgcatcaggccatctagtgagcatagatatttgCCATCCCATTTActcacgggtcatgagccagacatgtcccacatcaaaacatttggatatGCCGTatacgttccaattgctccaccacagagaactaaaatgggaccacaaaggaggatgggaatatacgttggatatgactccccaaccattataaagtatcttgagccaacaaccggtgatttgtttaaggccagatacgcagactcacagtttgatgagtccacatatccgaccttagggggagataacggcCGGTTGAGAAATGAAATCGAATGGTCTcgaccatcaatatcttggcaagatcctcggactaaataatgtgatatggaagtccaaaagattatacatcttcaaaagctagctaatcaactgccagattcatttgctgacccaaatagagtgacAAAGTCATACAtaccggcttgtaatgcaccaatacGAATAGACGTCCAGAAGGGACaaggtcaagtggctacagagtctaaacaacgtctcaaacgtggtagacctattggttccaaagataaacagcctcggaagtccaagagaggtgctggatccgagagcatcaagAAAACCGTCCAGAACATTAATGGACCGGCCGAGCCGACCCAGACGGTCGAGCCAAGTGAGCCGGCCATGCCAAATGATCCGACCGTTCCAAATGATGGGGTTCGGGACGCCGAACTTCATGGGACACAAGAGCCggacaatcaagagatctctataaactATATAATGTCTGGAATGAAATGGAACAGAAATGAtatcgacgtcgatgatatatttgcttataaagtagcacttgagatcatggaaaaagatgaggatctagaacccacgtccatatatgaatgcatgcaaagatcagattgtatcaaatggaaagaagctataaacgtggagttagaatcattaaagaaaagaagcgtttttggccctataaccgtgacacctagagatgtcaaaccagtgggatacaaatggatctttgtgagaaagagaaatgagaaaggagaagtagtgagatacaaagcacggcttgtagcacaaggattctcacagagaccaggaatagattatgaggaaacttattcccctgtggtggatgcaactacattaCGATATttgatcagtctggccgtgaaagAGAAACTTGATctgcgcctaatggatgtagtaacagTGTATCTGTATGGCccattggataatgaaattcatatgagagttccagagggtattgagctcaaagataagaaaggttctcgagaacaacattgtattaAGCTGAATAAAGCCTTATATGGTTAGAAACAATCAGGTcaaatgtggtacaatagattatcagagtacctaatgaaagagggttataagaacgatccaataagtccatgtatttttataaagagATTCGACAGCAAGGGCTTTGTGATtatgtctgtctatgtggacgacctgaatgtaattggaacctctggagaaattTCCCGAACAgtcgaatgtctaaagaaagaattcgaaatgaaagacttaggaaaaactaagttctatttgggactgcaatttgagtatgtagaaaatggaatccttgtgcatcaaaagacatatacagaaaagatactcaagcagttTAATATGGACAAGGCTCATTCCTTGTCAagtcctatggtcgtgaggtccttagacctgGAAAAGGACCCATTCGGACCAAAGAAGCCGGACAAGGAGATGCTCGGACCGGAAATGCCTTACCTAAGTGACATTGGAGCCTTAATGTATTTGGCTAGCCATACAAGACCGGACATTAGTTTTGCCGTGAGTTTACTGTCTAGATTCAGT
This genomic stretch from Brassica napus cultivar Da-Ae chromosome C9, Da-Ae, whole genome shotgun sequence harbors:
- the LOC106429097 gene encoding uncharacterized protein LOC106429097 translates to MKNSEMRPPGSEPLPEAHKAEKKDPKESNHVYNERRTHGRGRGGYKGRGGRDNYAYVRGYGNHNNRGRGSNYGRGRANFGRGRGGISKSSYSTKSVCHRCGMSNHWAKNCRTPKHLCELYQESLKNKKPEAHMVHDNGYDADYDFDHEKDDPMDHETSDCLKD